One part of the Solanum dulcamara chromosome 3, daSolDulc1.2, whole genome shotgun sequence genome encodes these proteins:
- the LOC129882645 gene encoding uncharacterized protein LOC129882645: MYADRVEAVTKRSIKDRLNGSTADDFARRRQIAGKRHREEDDKWEHDLYERHEVPGSSQRIGAKDLRLKLQKKSIQQATQSVRGSVSGGMRDLREKLSATVYSQTVENDPPKAKLKAAPEISKPVRRSSIAEAPAMETKKVASTVSKKSQQKAESVDNFLQSLGLEKYAITFQAEEVDMAALVHMTDEDLKAIGIPMGPRKKIILALETRI, translated from the exons ATGTACGCTGATCGGGTGGAGGCAGTAACAAAGAGATCGATAAAGGATAGGCTTAACGGCAGCACTGCTGATGATTTCGCACGCCGGAGACAAATTGCTGGCAAGAG GCACAGAGAAGAAGATGACAAATGGGAGCATGATCTTTACGAGCGTCATGAAGTTCCGGGATCAA GCCAGAGAATTGGTGCTAAGGATCTTCGTCTAAAACTCCAAAAGAAAAGTATCCAACAAGCTACTCAAAGTGTTAGAGGTTCTGTCTCTGGAGGTATGAGGGATCTCCGTGAAAAGCTCTCTGCTACTGTATACTCACAAACAGTGGAAAATGACCCCCCCAAAGCAAAGTTGAAGGCAGCTCCTGAAATAAGTAAACCTGTCAGGAGAAGTAGCATAGCTGAAGCTCCTGCCATGGAGACAAAAAAAGTTGCTAGCACAGTTTCAAAGAAGTCCCAGCAAAAG GCGGAATCAGTGGATAATTTTCTACAGTCATTGGGTCTTGAGAAGTATGCAATTACATTTCAAGCTGAAGAA GTTGATATGGCTGCTCTTGTGCACATGACAGATGAAGATCTTAAAGCTATAGGAATACCAATG GGTCCAAGGAAGAAGATAATATTAGCACTGGAGACTAGAATCTGA